The proteins below are encoded in one region of Spirochaetota bacterium:
- a CDS encoding heparinase II/III family protein yields MNDTRFLRPHYTLAQGSERPTHLPYPREVFDTYDIFEILPLDGGAFFFSQEHLGGTRSECFIHAIEAGSLFAPWMTDNGMQWDKALASAQRAQIKPPWEKHVWLNRLYFLLAIARRYYTTNDAHWARMWLSLFDDWSAKNPYDDISLRTHGRGNYTWFDMQVAWRLFVFTYSVHLLAGSTSLTAAAWERIYRAIGVHTEHLYQESVHDIALDKKIKGNHYLQKGTALLLASILFPEMGDSRAYRNAAIKIYREHDAKETLADGGNIENSPSYSHFIARMYLDAYLICEKNGIADADTARFKASAEKQYAFLARTATPSGSTLQINDSYSLDAARDLALAHAVCPSIADVVRSSTALFLASGRAILMNDHFSIHIDNGPTGLWHHHDARPNIIAFAGKEPFIVDSGCCNYDRSARAWMNAAGAHCVLTLADSNGAMRASGTEHRSFEPTASGGTIVFSTRYQGACSAEWIRTITLSGARLIIDDAIQADGSVTVSWAAPIAGYVQKNKDGSITVLLEQGSSITIDFGADTPLLRDSTAINDRNQPGYIASVDITKQGISFHITVIIDMQ; encoded by the coding sequence ATGAACGACACACGATTCCTACGCCCGCACTATACCCTCGCACAGGGAAGCGAACGGCCGACACATCTCCCCTACCCGCGCGAAGTGTTCGATACGTACGACATCTTCGAGATACTCCCGCTCGACGGCGGCGCGTTCTTCTTCTCGCAGGAGCACCTCGGCGGTACGCGATCAGAATGTTTCATACATGCTATCGAGGCTGGATCGCTTTTCGCGCCGTGGATGACGGACAATGGCATGCAATGGGACAAAGCACTCGCATCTGCTCAACGCGCACAGATAAAGCCGCCGTGGGAAAAACACGTCTGGCTCAATCGGCTCTATTTCCTCCTCGCTATCGCCCGCCGATATTACACGACGAACGATGCGCACTGGGCACGCATGTGGCTGAGCTTATTCGACGACTGGAGTGCGAAAAACCCGTACGATGACATATCGCTCAGAACGCACGGCCGCGGGAATTACACCTGGTTCGATATGCAGGTAGCGTGGCGCTTATTCGTGTTCACGTACAGCGTGCACCTCCTTGCAGGAAGCACCTCCCTCACTGCAGCCGCATGGGAACGCATATACCGCGCGATCGGCGTTCACACCGAACATCTCTATCAAGAATCCGTCCACGACATCGCGCTCGATAAAAAGATAAAAGGAAATCATTATCTGCAGAAAGGAACTGCGCTGCTCCTCGCATCGATACTGTTCCCGGAAATGGGCGACAGCCGTGCATACCGAAATGCAGCGATAAAAATATACCGCGAGCATGATGCAAAGGAAACGCTTGCCGACGGCGGGAATATCGAGAACAGCCCGAGCTACAGCCACTTCATTGCGCGCATGTATCTGGACGCATATCTCATCTGCGAAAAGAACGGCATTGCGGACGCGGATACCGCACGCTTCAAGGCAAGCGCTGAAAAGCAGTACGCCTTCCTCGCTCGTACGGCGACGCCCTCAGGCAGCACGCTGCAGATAAACGATTCATACTCACTTGACGCAGCACGCGATCTCGCTCTGGCCCATGCCGTATGCCCGTCCATAGCGGACGTCGTGCGCTCTTCGACGGCTCTCTTCCTCGCGAGCGGCAGAGCGATACTGATGAACGATCATTTCTCCATACACATCGACAATGGCCCGACGGGATTATGGCATCATCACGATGCGCGGCCGAACATCATCGCCTTCGCCGGGAAAGAACCCTTCATCGTGGACAGCGGCTGCTGCAATTACGACCGCTCCGCACGTGCGTGGATGAATGCCGCGGGGGCTCATTGCGTTCTCACATTGGCCGACAGCAATGGTGCAATGCGCGCGTCCGGCACTGAACATCGCTCATTCGAACCGACAGCATCGGGCGGGACTATCGTATTTTCGACGCGCTATCAGGGAGCGTGCTCGGCAGAATGGATACGGACGATAACACTGTCCGGTGCACGGCTTATCATCGACGACGCGATACAGGCGGACGGATCAGTTACCGTATCCTGGGCTGCACCGATAGCGGGATATGTACAGAAGAACAAGGACGGCAGCATCACCGTTCTTCTCGAGCAGGGCAGTTCGATCACAATAGACTTCGGCGCTGATACCCCGCTCTTGCGCGACTCGACGGCGATCAACGATCGCAACCAGCCGGGATATATCGCCTCGGTGGATATCACAAAGCAAGGGATATCGTTCCATATCACGGTGATCATCGACATGCAATGA
- a CDS encoding AraC family transcriptional regulator has product MGHPYEDVHFFRQDKRLQLPNVPFAVGLSHRHPHSIRRDAVGCTSIEYLISGRIHAVINNRSYDIAPGDMFILPRNGRYECSSPVPMRTRKIYLYYHHMEIEHLLALHGLAQVHHVPSCTAAAPWCRALFTLARRFEHTPSEQDALLAEASTYMHRIMILLSQESRKRFIVPGDILAMMNYIDMHLHEPITLSDIAAASGKSVPHAIRVFKRETGSTPHEHLLKRRIETAIFLLKSTGENIRFIASRAGFRNEHYFSAVFKKHTGRPPSVMRRGFEPSCQ; this is encoded by the coding sequence ATGGGCCATCCGTATGAAGATGTACATTTCTTCCGGCAGGATAAGCGGCTTCAGCTGCCGAACGTGCCGTTCGCCGTGGGCTTAAGCCATCGTCATCCGCATAGTATTCGACGCGATGCCGTAGGCTGCACATCGATCGAATATCTGATCTCCGGACGGATACATGCCGTCATAAACAATCGTTCGTACGACATCGCCCCCGGCGATATGTTCATACTCCCGCGCAACGGCCGTTATGAATGCTCATCCCCCGTGCCGATGCGGACGCGGAAAATATATCTCTACTATCATCATATGGAGATCGAACATTTACTTGCACTGCACGGTCTTGCACAGGTACACCATGTCCCCTCGTGCACAGCGGCAGCCCCCTGGTGCAGAGCGCTCTTCACCCTCGCGCGGCGATTCGAGCACACGCCCTCTGAGCAGGATGCTTTGCTCGCTGAGGCGTCAACGTATATGCATCGTATCATGATCCTCCTCTCGCAGGAGTCACGGAAACGGTTCATCGTTCCCGGCGACATCCTTGCAATGATGAACTACATCGATATGCATCTTCATGAGCCGATAACGCTGTCGGACATCGCCGCCGCAAGCGGAAAGTCGGTGCCGCATGCCATCCGTGTCTTCAAACGCGAGACAGGCAGCACGCCCCACGAGCATTTATTGAAGCGCCGCATCGAAACGGCAATATTCCTGCTTAAAAGCACCGGCGAAAATATCCGTTTCATTGCATCGCGTGCCGGGTTCAGGAACGAGCATTATTTCTCGGCGGTCTTCAAAAAACATACCGGCAGGCCGCCATCGGTCATGCGCAGGGGTTTCGAGCCGTCGTGTCAGTGA
- a CDS encoding LamG domain-containing protein, protein MRNIIIVMASALIAGAAYAQPSAFVSDENTVALWNFDEGEGPITRDAGPIGIHLRYNERGDRKPDETPPKWVRGKFGKALLFNGDLRQTLWNAADSFKKFFGLKDAITFEAWVKPEDPPAPKNMGFFQNMEYSKNGFRINFSAGFNVGWQLQDGKGEVVINSKKGLPPGVWSHFACTYDGTVMRIYINGVLDTEKPINGCIIQSRSDGISIAYTGGYPFFYGAIDSIRISKIARTEFKVE, encoded by the coding sequence ATGAGGAACATTATCATAGTAATGGCAAGCGCACTTATCGCCGGCGCTGCATATGCGCAACCTTCTGCATTCGTCTCTGATGAAAATACCGTCGCGCTCTGGAATTTCGACGAAGGCGAAGGGCCTATTACCCGCGATGCGGGGCCGATAGGCATACATCTTCGGTACAACGAACGCGGCGACCGCAAGCCGGATGAAACGCCGCCGAAATGGGTGAGGGGGAAATTCGGGAAAGCGCTCCTTTTCAACGGCGATCTTCGGCAGACGCTCTGGAATGCCGCTGACTCGTTCAAAAAGTTTTTCGGACTTAAGGATGCGATCACGTTCGAAGCATGGGTGAAACCCGAAGACCCTCCCGCGCCGAAGAACATGGGCTTTTTTCAGAACATGGAATATTCAAAAAATGGTTTCCGCATCAATTTTTCCGCCGGTTTCAATGTCGGGTGGCAGCTGCAGGACGGCAAGGGCGAGGTCGTTATCAATTCAAAGAAAGGCCTTCCCCCCGGCGTCTGGTCGCATTTCGCCTGCACCTATGACGGCACGGTGATGAGGATATATATCAACGGTGTGCTCGATACTGAAAAGCCGATCAATGGATGCATCATCCAGTCAAGATCGGACGGCATATCGATCGCCTATACGGGAGGATACCCGTTCTTCTACGGGGCCATTGACAGTATACGCATTTCGAAGATCGCCCGAACTGAATTCAAGGTGGAGTGA